ATAGGACCGGCATGCCGGCACCATCTTTTGCTGACGGATGAGGGATCAGTGCAGCCTGCGCCACAGATTATACTAAAGAACAAACGTATAAGTCGGCAGTGAACACGGCTAATATCCAACGAACCGGTAAGACGCAGTTACAGTCAACCGTGCCTAACAAAGCTCATGTCCGTCCGCTCGGAAAGATTCGTCTATACTAGTCGATTCTCCATTCAATATAGTTGCCCATTGATGACGTTTTCCTTAATATCGTCAGTTATAAGCTTCGAATCTTTTCACTGAAAACTTTCTCCAATTCTGCAAGCGCCACCTTAAGATCAGCCTCCTCGATGGTCGGACCGCACCAGAAACGGTAGCCGGCGGGTGCATCCTTGTAAGAGTTGATGTCATGCGCGATGTTTTTCTTGCTCAGATCCGACGCGATACTTTTCAAGAATTTGCTCCTTTCATCGGCACCAAGTGCATTGACCTTGGGATGGGTCACGCTCAAACAAACGGACGTATTGGAGCGCACGTTCGGGTCATCGGCCAGAAACTCTATCCAGTCAGTTTTTGCCACCCAGTCGGCCACTACTTTCAGGTTGCCCTGACTTTTTTTAATAAGACCGGAAAGGCCGATCTTGCCTGCCCAATCCAGAGCGTCCAGATAGTCTTCCACACAGATCATCGAAGGTGTGTTGATGACGTCCCCCTCGAAGATCGCCTTATTAATTTTGCCGCCCTTCTTGAGGCGGAAAATCTTAGGCATCGGCCAGGGCGGATCGTATGATTCCAGGCGCGCGACCGCCTTGGGGCTTAAAATCAAAATGCCGTGCGCGGCCTCACCGCCCAGACATTTCTGCCAGGAGAATGTCAAAACATCAACCTTGCTCCAGTCTATTTCCATCGCAAATGCGGCGCTGGTGGCATCACATAAAGACAGGCCTTCGCGGTTGGCCGGAATCCAATTATAGTCAGGAATCTTAACGCCGCTGGTTGTCCCGTTGGCCACAAACACCACGTCATTTGTCCAGTCGACCGACTTTAAATCGGGCAATTTGCCATAATCGACCTTGATGATTTTTGGATTGAGCTTGAGCTGTTTGGCAACATCTGTTGCCCAGCCATCTGAAAAGCTTTCCCAGACCAATACGGTAACCGGCTTGGGGCCAAGCAGACTCCACATGGCGCACTCATAGGCGCCGGTATCAGAAGCCGGCATAATGCCCACCAGGTAATCTGCCGGAATATCCAATAATTTTCGTGTATCGTTAATGGCTTTGACGATTCTTTCTTTGCCGAGCGCGGATCGATGGGATCGGCCGACCGGCGCATTCTTCAGTGCATCGAAACTCCACGACGGTCTCTTGCTGCATGGTCCGGAACTAAAATTAGGATTTTGCATAAATAACGCTCCTTAAAATGAATTTTCGAAAACTGTCACTTTCTTACCGGTATCGCTACCTGCTTATCTCGCATTATATCCCCTGCACCATGTAGAAGAGCGACGACCCTCACCGATTTCCCGGTTCTCCCAGCCGAATGCAGGGCAATCGAGACCTTTTCGCAGAGTATAGTATTTT
The nucleotide sequence above comes from Syntrophorhabdaceae bacterium. Encoded proteins:
- a CDS encoding phosphoserine transaminase, giving the protein MQNPNFSSGPCSKRPSWSFDALKNAPVGRSHRSALGKERIVKAINDTRKLLDIPADYLVGIMPASDTGAYECAMWSLLGPKPVTVLVWESFSDGWATDVAKQLKLNPKIIKVDYGKLPDLKSVDWTNDVVFVANGTTSGVKIPDYNWIPANREGLSLCDATSAAFAMEIDWSKVDVLTFSWQKCLGGEAAHGILILSPKAVARLESYDPPWPMPKIFRLKKGGKINKAIFEGDVINTPSMICVEDYLDALDWAGKIGLSGLIKKSQGNLKVVADWVAKTDWIEFLADDPNVRSNTSVCLSVTHPKVNALGADERSKFLKSIASDLSKKNIAHDINSYKDAPAGYRFWCGPTIEEADLKVALAELEKVFSEKIRSL